ACCCGGGGTGCGGTCGACGTGCCGCGTCGGCTCTGGCCGGGGTACAGCCACAACTCGGCGCTGGCGTCGTGCCGGGTGACGATGTCGGTGTGGCCGTCGCGGTCCCAGTCGGCCACCCCGAACGCGGTGTAGCCGCGCCAGCCGTTGCCGATCCGGACCCGGGGCACGCTCGAGGTGCCGCGTCGGCTCTGGCCGGGGTAGAGCCACAGGTCGGCGCTGTCGTTGTCCCGGGTGACGATGTCGGTGTGGCCGTCGCGGTCCCAGTCGGCCACCCCGAACGGGCTGTGGGCGTTGAACCCGGAGCCGATCAGCACCCGGGCGGTGGTGGCCGGCCCGCGCGTGCCCGTACCCGGGTAGAGCCACAGCTGTCCGGTGCCGTCCTGTCGGGCGAGCACGTCGGCGTTGCCGTCGCGGTCCCAGTCGGCCACCCCGAACGAGGTGTGGCCCAGCCAGCCGCCGCTGAGCCGCACCGGCGTGGTCGGGTATCCGCGTACGCCCCGTCCGGGATAGAGCCACAGGTCACCGGTGGTGTCGTTGCGGGTGAGGATGTCGGCGTTGCCGTCGCGGTCCCAGTCGGCCGCCCCGAACGAGGTGTAGCCGCGCCAGCCGTTGCCGATCCGCACCGACAGGACGCCGGACGGCGCGCGGACGCTCTGGCCGGGGTCGAGCCAGAGCAGGCCGTTGTCGTCCTGCCGGCTGATGACGTCGGTGTGCCGGTCGCCGTCCCAGTCGACGAGGCCGAACGGGGCGTACCGCAGGGAGGTGAGCTGGCTGAGCAGCCAGGTCCGGTTGCTACCGGCACCGACCTCGCTGTAGGAGCCGATGCCGGTGCAGCTGGCCGCCTTGAGTACGCCGGCCTGCACGTAGGTGCCGCCGGACGAGACCAGCAGCGGGCCGCCGCTGTCGCCCTGGCACGGACCACGGTCGACCATGATCCGCTTGATGCCCAGGCCGTCGGGCTGCGGCGGGGTGATGTTGACCCCGACGAACTGCAGCCGCGACGGCAGGCCGCCGGTGCCGTCGCGCCCCCAACCGGTGGCGACACCCTGGTCGTACGGGGTGAACGGGCCGCCCTGCGCGCCGTTCCACAGGTGTGCCTCGGCGGGGGTGGCCAGCCGGACTGGGGTGATGGTGGTGATCGGCGTGCTGAGTTCCAGCAGCGCGACGTCGTTGTGTCCGCCGATGTAATCAGGGTGGGCCAGGATCCGGGTGATCCGGCGCGACTCGCCGCCGGTGCCGGCGACGGTGTTGCCGACCCGGACCGACACGTCGCCGACCGAGGCCGGTACGGCGCAGTGCGCGGCGGTGAGCACCCATCCGGGGTGGATCAGCGAGCCGGTGCAGAGGCCGCCGGACGTGGTGTTGCGGACCTCGGCGACGAAGGCGAGGTCACCGGCGACGACGGGTTGGCCGCCGACGATGGCGTGGGCCGGTGCCGGAGCCAGCAGGGGTGCGAGCCCGGCGAGCAGGCTGGCGGCCAGTGACGCGGCCAGCCGGTGGCGGGATCGGTCCCTGCCCGGGACGTGGTGTTGGCGCATGGCGATCCTCCAGATCGACGTGCCAGCGGATCGCTCGCCCCGCTGGGGATGAGGGGCGTCGCTGGCTGTTGTCGACCAGAGTGGAGCTTCCCGGCGGGACGCGACGGTCGTCGCGGCGACGGTTGGCACGAATTAGCTAGACAGCGTGATGATCAATCCTGGGTCGATCGTGGCGCTGGCGCTGGCGCTGGTGCCGGCGCTGGTGCCGGCGCTGGTGCCGGCGCTGGTGCCGCGTCTACACCGGTGCCACCGACCTCGGTCCGCAGCGCGGCCACCTCGGTCCGCAGCGCGGTGAGCTCCGCGGTGAGCGCGGCGAGGTCCGCCCGGGTGGCCGGTGCCGTCCTGGCGTCCGCGGCGGCTTCGGAATCGTCGGCGTTGGATTTGGCGTTGGATTCGGCGTCGGTATCGGCGTCGGCTTCGGCCGAGGCGGTGGAGATCCGCTCCACGATCCAGCTGGCCAGCGAACCGGTGACGAAACCGATCAGGCCGATGCCGCCGATCATCAGGGCGAGCGCGACGAACCGGCCGGTGGTGGTGACCGGGAAGTAGTCGCCGTAGCCGACGGTGGTGATCGTCACCACCGACCACCACAGCGCGTCCGGATAGTTGGTGATCGCGCCGTCCGGGTCCGCGCGTTCGGCGTCGAGCACCGCCAGCCCGGAGACGATCACCAGCAGGACCGTGGTCGAGCCGACATAGAGCGCCAGCCGGCCACGCGCCCAGATCTCGGTCCGTCGGGTCAGGGTGAGTACGGCGGTGACCAGCCGCAGCATCCGTAGCGGCCGCAGCACCGGCAGCAGCAGCACGATCAGGTCGAACAGGTGGGCGCGGACGAACCGCCACCGGTTGCCGGCCAGCCACAACCGGACGAGGTAGTCGCCCCAGAACAGCAGCCAGATCCCGATGTTGGCAGTGACACACACATCCCGCCAGCGTGCGGGCAATTCAGGGTAGAGAATGGGCGCGGCGTACACCACGAGGAACGCCACGGCGAGTACGGTCAGCGCGCCCGCCGTCCGGCGCTCCCACCTGGCGACTTTATCTTCGTCCTGGGCGACAGCAGGCCCTTCATCCTGGAGAGACATGCCCGACAGGCTGCCTGATGGCGGCAACCGGCCGACGACCGGCCCGACCCCGGGACGTGGCGAAGCCGCCAACCGCCGGTCCGGACGCCCCGGCAGCCCCGGCCGGTCGGGCCGCCCCGGCCGGCGGTGGCGGGTACCGATGTGGCGGCGCGGGGCGGACCGGTTCCAGCATCCGGCGCAGGTGATCGCCGGCGCGTTCGCGGTCGCGGTGCTGACCGGTACCGCGCTGTTGATGCTTCCGGTGGCCAGCCGGGACGGACAGTCCGCGTCGCTGGTCGACGCCATGTTCACCGCGACCTCGGCGGTCTGCGTGACCGGTCTGGTCGTGGTGGACACCGCCGGGTACTGGTCGGTCTTCGGGCAGCTGGTGATCCTGGCGTTGATCCAGGTCGGCGGCCTGGGCATCATGACGTTGGCGACCCTGTTGACCGTTCTGTTGTCCCGCCGGCTGGGTCTGCGGGCCCGGTTTCTCGCCCAGGCCGAGACGAAGAGTCTCAGCATGCGTGACGTCCGCCGGGTGGTCCGCAACATCGTGCTGTTCAGCCTGGCCAGCGAGTTCGTGGTGGCCGTGGTGCTGACCGTGCGCTTCGCCCTGCGGTACGACTACCCGTTGGCCCAGGCGGCCTATCACGGACTCTTCCACGCCATCTCGGCCTTCAACAATGCCGGGTTCGCCCTGTACACAGACAGTTTGGTCCGGTTCGTCGCTGATCCGTGGATCATGATCTCTGTCTCAGTAGCGGTGATCGTCGGTGGCCTCGGCTTCCCGGTGGTCTTCGAGCTGCTGCGTTCGTGGCGACGGCCCCGGACGTGGTCGGTGCTGACCCGGATCACCGTGGTGCTGACGGTCAGCCTGCTGATCCTCGGCACGGTGTTGTTCACGATCGTCGAGTTTCGCAATCCGGGCACCTTCGGCGAGCTGGCCGCGCCGGAGAAGCTGCTGGCCGGGTTCTTCGCCTCGGTGATGACCCGTACGGCGGGGTTCAACAGCGTCGACATCGGTGCGATGCGGCCGGAGAGCCTGCTGCTCAGCGACATCCTGATGTTCATCGGCGGGGGCAGCGCGGGAACCGCCGGCGGAGTGAAGGTGACCACCGTCGGCCTGCTGGCGTTCGTGCTGTGGGCGGAGATGCGCGGCGAGACGCAGGTCAACATCGGTGCCCGCCGGGTGCCGGAGAGCAACCAGCGCCAAGCCTTGGCGGTGGTCCTGCTGGCGTTGGGGGCGGTCGCGGTGGCGACGTTCGCGCTGCTCGCGATGACCCGTTACTCGTTGGATCAGGTGCTGTTCGAGGTGATCTCGGCGTTCGCCACGGTCGGGTTGTCCACCGGCATCACCGCTGGTCTGCCGCCGGCCGCCGACGTACTGCTGATCTTGTTGATGTTCATGGGTCGGATCGGGCCGTTGACCGTCGCGTCCGCGCTCGCGCTGCGCGAACGCGGCCGACGCTACGAGCTGCCCGAGGAGAGGACGATCGTTGGCTGATTCACGAAACGAGCCGGTGGTGGTGATCGGCCTGGGTCGGTTCGGCGGCGCGCTCGCGCTGGAACTGGCCGGGCGTGGCACCGAGGTGCTCGGCATCGACGGGGATCCGAAGATCACCCAGGGCTTCAGCGGGCAGTTGCCGCACGTGGTGACCGCCGACGCCACCGATCTGGAGGCGCTGCGCCAACTCGGCGTCGGTGAGTTCCACCGGGCGGTGGTGGCGATCGGCACTGACATCCAGGCGAGCATCCTGGCAACGTCGCTGTTGTCGGAGCTTGGCGTCGCGGACATCTGGGCCAAGGCGATCAGCCGCCAGCACGGCCGGATCCTGGAGCGGATCGGGGCACATCACGTGGTGCTCCCCGAACACGACATGGGCGAACGGGTCGCGCATCTGCTCACCGGTCGGCTGCTCGACTACGTCGAGGTCGACCAGGACTTCGCGATGATCAAGACGACTCCGCCGCAGGAGGTGGTCAGTGTCCCGTTGCGCGAGTCCCGGGTCCGGTCCCGCTTCGGCGTCACCGTCGTCGCGGTCAAGAGCGAGGCGCACGGGGCGAAGGCCCGGTTCACCCACGCGACGCCGGACACCGTGCTGATGTACGGCGACATCATTCTGGTGATCGGCCGGATCAACGACGTGGAGCGGTTCGCCGAGTCGGCCTGAGTCGGCGTCGGCCTGAGCCGGCGTCAGCCTGAGCCGGCGTCAGCGCGGTCGGCGGGCGTGGTATACGAAGGCCGGCGGCAGGTTCGCCAGGACGGTCCGGCCGACCACCACTTCCTCGAACCGGTCGTGCAGCAGCTGCCGGAACCGGCGGGCCGGCGGCGTGTGCCGGGTGAGAACGTATCCGAACGTGGTGAAGGCCCCGTCGGGCGACAGCGCGTCGTGCACCGCGTCGAGCGAGGCAAGCTGCAGGTCACGCGGGAACGACACCCACGGCAGTCCGCTGACCACCACCGTGGCGTGGGACAGGTCGCGTTCGGTGAGGAACGACCGGCAGTCGGCGGCGTTTCCGGTGATCACCTCGACACCCGGGTGGCGGCTGGCGAGCAGCTCGGCCATGGTCGGGCTCAACTCGATGGCGAGGTGCCGGCCCCGGCCGGCGAGCCGGGACTGGATCACCGCCGTGAACGCCCCGGTGCCCGGACCGAGCTCGACCACGATGGGATCACCCCGCTCGGGGATCGGGCTGGTGATCGCGTCGGCGAGTCGCCGGGAACTCGGTGCGACCGCGCCGACCCGGGTGGGTGAGCGGAGGAACTCGCGGAGGAACATCGGTCCGTCGCGCCGCTGCCGGACCAGCCCGGCCGCCGCCGCGTCGGAGATACCGACCGTCGGTACGCCGCTGCCGCCGGCGACGTCCGGTGCTGCGGGGCCGGCTGCTGCGGGGCCGGCAGTGGCTGCGTCGGAGGCGAATGCGGTCACGGAGGTCTCCTCCACAGGGGGTGATCGACCGGCGAGCGGCAGACCGGCGAGCGGCAGCCACAGCATGCCGGGGATGGCATGATCCGTCAACTATGTCTTCTATGCCGAGGTAGCCACGCAGCGTCGCCGCCGCGCCGGTCGTCAGCGCCGGGTGTCGAGTAGCCCGCGCAGGTAACCGGCCTGTCCGACGTGCTGTAGGTCGTCGTTGGCGACGCTGACCAGCCGTACCCCGAGGGTCACCGGCGGGTCCCAGCTGTCGTCCACGATCCGGTCCAGGTCGTCGTCGCTCACGGTGACCAGAAATTCCCGGGTACGGGTGGCGACGGCGCTGTAGTGGTCGATCAGCGTCTCGGCGCTGTCCGCAGCGACGGCGGCGACCTGCTCGGCGGTGTGACCGTAGCCGGTGTCGGCCGGGTCTGCGGTCAGCCCGAACCGTCGCGCCCAGTCACCGCCCACCCAGATCTGCGGTTCGCCGAGGATCTCCGCCAGGTGGTCGTCCTGGATTCGGGTGAGGTGCCAGACCAGCCAGCCGATCGGGTTGGCACCGTCCGCCGGGGCCCAGCGCAGCTGCTCGGGGTCGAGTCCCTCCACGGCGGCCCGGACCAGGTCCGGCAGGCGGTCGAAAGTCTCCACCAGCAGCTCGCAGACCCGCATCGCTTCCGTACCTCTCCGCCGCTGATCGAGACCGCCGCCGTCCCGCCGACCCTACCGACCGGGACCCCTACCAGCCCGGACCCCTACCAGCCCGGACCCCTACCAGCCCGGACCCCTACCAGCCCGGCCGGCCCGGCCGCGCCGTAGGTTATCAACGACGGATGGCCCGCTACCTGCTCTTTCCCGGTCGGCATCACCTGCTTACCCGGTTCCAGGCCGACTATCTGCGTCAGCTGGCCGCGACCACCGCGACCGATACCGACGGTGACGGTGACGGGTGCACGGTGGTCTGGGCGGTCACGTCGGCCAACCACAGCAACACCCGACGGAACCGTTACCTCTCAGTGGGCTTTAGTGAGCGCACGGTTGGTAGTCCTGCCTTGCGGTAGGACGGTCCCGGTCTGATCCGCTTGAGCGGTGCCGGGTTCACGCTTCACGGCCACCTGCCCGCGTGTGCGGGTCTTCTGGTCGGCTCCACGTGCTGCCACCGGGCCACTCCCGGCGGTTGCCGCCGCAAGGGCGGCCAGGTTCACAGCGGCGTTGCGGTCACGGTCGATGACTAGACCGCACGCCTCACACCGGTATTCACGCTCGGACAGGGCCAGCTTGGTTTTCACCGTGCCACAGCCCGAGCAGGTCTTGCTGGACGGGTACCAGCGGTCGGCCACCACAAGCCGGCCGCCGTTCCATCCGGTCTTGTACGCCAACTGGCGGCGGATCTCCGAGAATCCGGCGTCGGCGACGTGCCGAGCCAACCGCCGGTTGCGCAGCATGCCGGTGACGTTGAGGTCTTCCACCACAACGGTGCCGTACGTCGTGGCGAGTCGGGTGGTGAGCTTGTGCAGCCCGTCACGGCGCAGATGAGCGACCCGGGCGTGAGCGCGACCGAGCCGGCTCGCGGCCCGTTCCCACCGCTTCGAGGGACGTCGTCCGGTACGCCGGTCCGGGCCCTGCTTGCGCGACAGCGTCCGGCCGAGCGCATGCATCCGTTGCCGCGCGGCCACGAGGTGGCGCGGGTTGTCGACCAACTCGCCGGTGGACAGCACCGCGAGATGCCGGATACCGACGTCCACACCAACCACCGAGCCGGGTCGGGCCGGGCTGCGTTCGGCGCGTTCGACCTCGACGGTGAACGACACATGCCACCGTCCGCCATCACGACGCACTGTCGCGGACATGATCCGGGCGGTGCCGGCTTCAATACGGCGGGCGAGCTTGCGGGCGGACTCGTGCAACTTCAACCGGCCCAGCCGGGGTAGCACCACGTGCATCTTGTCCGGTTCGACCCGGATCGCCCCGGTGGTGAACCGCACGCTGGGCGTGGTACGGCGGCGGGACTTGAACCGGGGGAAACCCGACGGCCGACCGGCGCGTTTCCCGCTGCGGGAGTCAGTCCAGTTCTTCAACCCGCGAGCGAGCGCGTCGAGGCCGGTGTTGAACGCCTCCTTCGACACCTCACCCCACCACGGCGCGACGTCGGGCTTCGCGGCGTTCCAGGCCTTCCGAAGACCGGCCAGCGACCAGGACAGTGATGGCGTTAGCAACTCGTCTGGTACGCCGTAGGAGCGTTCGGCGATGCGCTGGTCCATGACCGCCTTGACCTTCGCGAGCGCCCAGTTGTGGGCGAGCCGGGCGGCCCCAGCGTGTGCAAGGACGTCGCGTTCCTGGCGCGAGGTGAGGTCGAGGGCGAACCGGTACGCCTGGATCGTTTTCACGCCGGGCCACTCTCGGTGGCGGCTTCGACCGCCCGGCGGGCACGGTTCGCGGCAGCGCGACGCCCGTACAGGCGGGCGCACAACGACGTCAGGATCTCCGTCACGTCGCGGACCAGATCATCGTCGACCTCAGCCGGGTCGACCACCAGCAGTCGGCGGCCCTGCGCGGCCAGCGCCGCCTCAACGTACTCGGCCCCGAACCGGGCGAACCGGTCCCGATGCTCAACCACGATCGTTGCCACCTTCGGGTCGCGCAGCAGCGCGAGGAACTTCTTGCGGTGCCCGTTCAACGCGGATCCAACCTCGGTCACCACCCGGTCGACGCCGAGTTTCTGCCCGGTGGCCCACACGGTGACCCGGGCGACTTGCCGGTCCAGGTCGGGTTTCTGATCGGCTGAGGACACCCAGGCGTACACCACGGTCTGCCCCGTCTCGGCCGACGTGCCGGTGACCGGCTCACCGACCATGATCAGTCGACCGATCCGGTAGGTGGGAACAGGCAGCGTCCCGGCTGCGTACTGTCGCCGAGCGGTGATGTACGCGATGCCGGTCGACGCTGCCCACTCCTTGAGGTTCACGCGAGCATCATAGCAGCTTCAAGAGCGCCATAGATGCCCGGAGCGCCAACAGTCAGCTACCCCGTGCCCTTTCACCGCCGGGAGGCGGCGATCGAGCGGTTCAGCGTACTGACCGGGCTGCGGTCGCTGGTGGTGCCGGTGTTCGACACCCGGGCGACCACCCGGTTCGCCGAGGTCACCCTGAAAAACGTGGCGGCGGCGACCGGGCTGGAACTGACCGCGACCAACACCGTGCTGGCCTGCTCGACCCCGGAGGTGGCGGCGATGTACGCCGAGCTCGGCTTCCCGGTGGCCGGGGTGGAAGCCGAGGTGTCGCCGTCACCGGACCGGCCGTGGGACGTACTGCTGCGGCTGGCCGCCGGCGACGAGACGTGGCGGGATCTGGCGCACCCGGCCACCGTCGACATCTTCCACAGATACGGACTGGACCGGCTGGTCCAGGCGGTCGTCAACGACCCGGTGGTGGGCGACGAGGGCGGGCTGACCGCCACCCGGGACTACCGTAGCTACGCCGAGGCGTTCGCCGAGGCGGCGCACCGCAAGTGGACGGCGGTCCGGGAGCACGTCCGACCCGGGCGGATCGTCGACATCGGGTGCGGGGCCGGCGCGGTGCTGGAGCTCGCCGACCGGGAACCGGCCCTGCGGGAAAGCGACCTGATCGGGGTCGAGGTGGCCCGGCACCTGTTCGAGGAATGCGTACACAAGAAGGCGCAGGGCTTCTTCACCAACCCGAACGTGTTCTTCTACCACCGCAACGTGCTCGGCGGTGCGGTGTTCCCGCCCCGCTCGGTCGACACGACCCTGACGTTCGCGCTGACCCACGAGATCTGGTCGTACGGCGCCCAGCTGGACTCGGTACGTCGGTTCGTCCAGGCGATCTACGACCACACCGTACCGGGCGGGGTGTGGATCAACAGCGACGTCTGCGGACCGGACGGCCGGGACCGTCCGGTGCTGCTCGACCTCTGCCGTACCGACGGGGCGAATCCGGCGGCTCCCCGTACCGACCTGGCCGCGCTACCGGCGGCGCGGGTGGCGCAGCACGTTCGTGTCCTGTCCACCCGGGCCCGGCTCGACCAGTTCGCGGTCGACTTCGCCTTCCCGACGCCCTATCAGCCGGTGCCCGACCGGCCCGGCGTGGTCGAGACGACGCTCGGGGCGGCGATGGACTTCCTGACCCGCAAGGACTATCCGGACAACTGGCTGTCGGAGACCCGTGAGCAGTTCTGCGGGCTGGAGTACGCCGACTGGAAGGCGCTGCTGGCCGACGTCGGCTTCGAGGTGGAGGCGGCGAGCGGGCCGTGGCGTAACGACTGGATCGTCACCAACCGGCTCGACCCGGTGGCCACACTCCGCACCCTGGACGGGGCGGCGATGGAGTGGCCGGTCACTCACGTGTTGCTGGTGGCCCGCCGACCGGTGAACAGCTGAGCCGGACGAGGGCGGCGGTCACAGCTGGTTGAACGGCTCGGCGTAGCGGAACGTCCCCGGCGTCGGTGGGTCGGTGCCGAGCACCCGGACCTGGAAGTACCTGCCCCACCGCGGGTCGGGCGCGACGACGCCCAGCGGTTGGCTGGGCCGTAGGCCGAACCGTTGGTAGTAGGCGGGGTCGCCGAGCAGCGCCACCAACGGCTCGTCCAGGGCTTCGGCCGCGCCGAGAACCGCGTGCATCAGCGCCGTACCGACGCCGCGACCGTGCCGGTCCGGACGTACGGCGAGTGGGCCGAGGCCCAGCACCGGCAGGTCGTCGAGGTACGCCCGGGTGCAGACGACGTGCCCGACGACGTCACCGCCGCCCCCGCTGTCACTCCCGTCTCCGCCGTCACTGCCGCCTCTGCCTTGGCTGTCGGTGTCGCCGCCGTCGGCACGGTGCTCGACGGCGACCAGGGACAGCGCGGGCAGCCACGACTCGTCGCCCCGTAACTCGTCCAGCAGGCGCACCTCGATCGGTGGATCCGGCTGCCCCGCCCGCGCGAACGCGGCGGCCACCACCGCACGGACCACCGGCACGTC
The sequence above is a segment of the Solwaraspora sp. WMMD406 genome. Coding sequences within it:
- a CDS encoding trypsin-like serine protease, producing the protein MRQHHVPGRDRSRHRLAASLAASLLAGLAPLLAPAPAHAIVGGQPVVAGDLAFVAEVRNTTSGGLCTGSLIHPGWVLTAAHCAVPASVGDVSVRVGNTVAGTGGESRRITRILAHPDYIGGHNDVALLELSTPITTITPVRLATPAEAHLWNGAQGGPFTPYDQGVATGWGRDGTGGLPSRLQFVGVNITPPQPDGLGIKRIMVDRGPCQGDSGGPLLVSSGGTYVQAGVLKAASCTGIGSYSEVGAGSNRTWLLSQLTSLRYAPFGLVDWDGDRHTDVISRQDDNGLLWLDPGQSVRAPSGVLSVRIGNGWRGYTSFGAADWDRDGNADILTRNDTTGDLWLYPGRGVRGYPTTPVRLSGGWLGHTSFGVADWDRDGNADVLARQDGTGQLWLYPGTGTRGPATTARVLIGSGFNAHSPFGVADWDRDGHTDIVTRDNDSADLWLYPGQSRRGTSSVPRVRIGNGWRGYTAFGVADWDRDGHTDIVTRHDASAELWLYPGQSRRGTSTAPRVRIGAAW
- a CDS encoding TrkH family potassium uptake protein, with the protein product MPDRLPDGGNRPTTGPTPGRGEAANRRSGRPGSPGRSGRPGRRWRVPMWRRGADRFQHPAQVIAGAFAVAVLTGTALLMLPVASRDGQSASLVDAMFTATSAVCVTGLVVVDTAGYWSVFGQLVILALIQVGGLGIMTLATLLTVLLSRRLGLRARFLAQAETKSLSMRDVRRVVRNIVLFSLASEFVVAVVLTVRFALRYDYPLAQAAYHGLFHAISAFNNAGFALYTDSLVRFVADPWIMISVSVAVIVGGLGFPVVFELLRSWRRPRTWSVLTRITVVLTVSLLILGTVLFTIVEFRNPGTFGELAAPEKLLAGFFASVMTRTAGFNSVDIGAMRPESLLLSDILMFIGGGSAGTAGGVKVTTVGLLAFVLWAEMRGETQVNIGARRVPESNQRQALAVVLLALGAVAVATFALLAMTRYSLDQVLFEVISAFATVGLSTGITAGLPPAADVLLILLMFMGRIGPLTVASALALRERGRRYELPEERTIVG
- a CDS encoding TrkA family potassium uptake protein encodes the protein MADSRNEPVVVIGLGRFGGALALELAGRGTEVLGIDGDPKITQGFSGQLPHVVTADATDLEALRQLGVGEFHRAVVAIGTDIQASILATSLLSELGVADIWAKAISRQHGRILERIGAHHVVLPEHDMGERVAHLLTGRLLDYVEVDQDFAMIKTTPPQEVVSVPLRESRVRSRFGVTVVAVKSEAHGAKARFTHATPDTVLMYGDIILVIGRINDVERFAESA
- a CDS encoding methyltransferase domain-containing protein, which gives rise to MTAFASDAATAGPAAAGPAAPDVAGGSGVPTVGISDAAAAGLVRQRRDGPMFLREFLRSPTRVGAVAPSSRRLADAITSPIPERGDPIVVELGPGTGAFTAVIQSRLAGRGRHLAIELSPTMAELLASRHPGVEVITGNAADCRSFLTERDLSHATVVVSGLPWVSFPRDLQLASLDAVHDALSPDGAFTTFGYVLTRHTPPARRFRQLLHDRFEEVVVGRTVLANLPPAFVYHARRPR
- a CDS encoding DinB family protein, translated to MRVCELLVETFDRLPDLVRAAVEGLDPEQLRWAPADGANPIGWLVWHLTRIQDDHLAEILGEPQIWVGGDWARRFGLTADPADTGYGHTAEQVAAVAADSAETLIDHYSAVATRTREFLVTVSDDDLDRIVDDSWDPPVTLGVRLVSVANDDLQHVGQAGYLRGLLDTRR
- the tnpB gene encoding IS607 family element RNA-guided endonuclease TnpB, whose product is MKTIQAYRFALDLTSRQERDVLAHAGAARLAHNWALAKVKAVMDQRIAERSYGVPDELLTPSLSWSLAGLRKAWNAAKPDVAPWWGEVSKEAFNTGLDALARGLKNWTDSRSGKRAGRPSGFPRFKSRRRTTPSVRFTTGAIRVEPDKMHVVLPRLGRLKLHESARKLARRIEAGTARIMSATVRRDGGRWHVSFTVEVERAERSPARPGSVVGVDVGIRHLAVLSTGELVDNPRHLVAARQRMHALGRTLSRKQGPDRRTGRRPSKRWERAASRLGRAHARVAHLRRDGLHKLTTRLATTYGTVVVEDLNVTGMLRNRRLARHVADAGFSEIRRQLAYKTGWNGGRLVVADRWYPSSKTCSGCGTVKTKLALSEREYRCEACGLVIDRDRNAAVNLAALAAATAGSGPVAARGADQKTRTRGQVAVKREPGTAQADQTGTVLPQGRTTNRALTKAH
- a CDS encoding IS607 family transposase, whose protein sequence is MNLKEWAASTGIAYITARRQYAAGTLPVPTYRIGRLIMVGEPVTGTSAETGQTVVYAWVSSADQKPDLDRQVARVTVWATGQKLGVDRVVTEVGSALNGHRKKFLALLRDPKVATIVVEHRDRFARFGAEYVEAALAAQGRRLLVVDPAEVDDDLVRDVTEILTSLCARLYGRRAAANRARRAVEAATESGPA
- a CDS encoding class I SAM-dependent methyltransferase, with protein sequence MPFHRREAAIERFSVLTGLRSLVVPVFDTRATTRFAEVTLKNVAAATGLELTATNTVLACSTPEVAAMYAELGFPVAGVEAEVSPSPDRPWDVLLRLAAGDETWRDLAHPATVDIFHRYGLDRLVQAVVNDPVVGDEGGLTATRDYRSYAEAFAEAAHRKWTAVREHVRPGRIVDIGCGAGAVLELADREPALRESDLIGVEVARHLFEECVHKKAQGFFTNPNVFFYHRNVLGGAVFPPRSVDTTLTFALTHEIWSYGAQLDSVRRFVQAIYDHTVPGGVWINSDVCGPDGRDRPVLLDLCRTDGANPAAPRTDLAALPAARVAQHVRVLSTRARLDQFAVDFAFPTPYQPVPDRPGVVETTLGAAMDFLTRKDYPDNWLSETREQFCGLEYADWKALLADVGFEVEAASGPWRNDWIVTNRLDPVATLRTLDGAAMEWPVTHVLLVARRPVNS
- a CDS encoding N-acetyltransferase, which gives rise to MLVRRERPADVPVVRAVVAAAFARAGQPDPPIEVRLLDELRGDESWLPALSLVAVEHRADGGDTDSQGRGGSDGGDGSDSGGGGDVVGHVVCTRAYLDDLPVLGLGPLAVRPDRHGRGVGTALMHAVLGAAEALDEPLVALLGDPAYYQRFGLRPSQPLGVVAPDPRWGRYFQVRVLGTDPPTPGTFRYAEPFNQL